The DNA sequence CATCAAGAGATCTTCATAAAGCCATAGAGAAACTCGAAATGTCGAAGAGATGCAGCAGGTGAAGAGAAGAGGCACAGTTATATTCCTCGTGCCGCAGAGGTTAAAATACGGGCCATGGCAATTCTTTCCTGGAGTCAGCATTCCGCGGAGGTGCTCAGTAGATGATTTTTGCTCCAATATTTCATGTGGATCCTAGCTCTCGCCGGAGTGCCACATTCACCTGCATCTGTGCGGTCTGCGGTCTTCTATTCGCATCGAGGTAAATTCTCAGAAAGGACTAGTGGTCTCAGAAATAATTCGGAAATCCGTTGGACGTCCTTTGAAAGGTCCTTTCAGTACGCGAACTAGGGAACTCGTGCAGAAAGTTTTCCGATTCTTGTTGCCCCGATGCCTATGTCAAAATTAAATCCCCAGCGCCTCTCGATCTTCCATCCACTTTGTGGTTATGGAACGATATTCGCCTCTTCCACATCTTACCGCACCATCCCTGGACTGCACCCGAATAGATGGGATCCCTTGAAATTCACAAAGTTGACGCAAACAGGCGAGGTGTTTGCGTTGACTTCTTTGCTGGATGTCTTGCGTCAATACGAAATTCTTGATTCGTTGACCGTAAACCACCTGTCCAAACCCCCGATCTACTTGCCTTCTCTTCGAATGCTTAGCCTACAGATGGACCTGACTCCTCACGATCTTGTTCAGGTACTGGAGGGTCTTCACCAGTGAATGGGAGTCCTCTCTCGCTAATATCGACATTACTGGGTCTGTCGTGATGGATATCCTCTGTACCGTGCCGAGCTTGATGAATTTGTCTGGAGAGCGATTCCCCTGTCAGTCGCCTTTGTTATCTCCCAACAGGTTCTGGAAGTGATGGGAAGCTCTTGCTCCTTTGTCAGAGCATGTGAAAGCTGTAGCACAAGGTGTTTGCATCGTGGCACCTTTTTGGCAACTACTACCGACTCTCGCCCCAATCGCACACGCGTGGTTTATTAGACTTGAAATTTTTTTTAATCAACCCAACAAGGGCGTGAAATCGAAAATCGTACTGATTATCAAATACTCAACTGAATACGGGACTTAATCTGTCCCAATTCAAATAGTTATCAGTATTCGGGATAGAACAATTTACAAGGTAAAGTTCACATCTTGATTTGCAAAACTCGAGCGTTCATCATGTCAAGAACCCCGcaaaattgaaattgaaaaTTAAGGAACACACTGTGGATCACGGGATCTCCTTGGTCAACAGTATTTTACATCCCGTCCCGTAGAAGGAACGTACAGTATCAACATGCCTAATAGTTTCTGTACGTTGATGTGGCCTTTAGTATGGATCACGTCCTTCGGGGATGTGCATAAAAGCTGCATGTATGCAGAGTTCAGTCAGTGTGAACTCGGAGTCGGAAAGGTCCCGCTCacgtcttttctttttcctgtACTAGATGAGGCTTAACACTAAGTATGTCAGCTTTGGAGAACTGGTCGATAACCTGTTGCAGGGGTGAGGTGTGAGAAGGTACTCGTGATGAAGGGATCACATTTTCTTGCTGGGCGCTACCTGCAGCATTTGTTCGATTGCCCGAGACGGAGTTCCGATTCGGATATGTTGAAGTGAAAGATTACGTCGTTCTACCAGAGGAAGCGCCTTGTTAAAGTAAAGTGTGTACAGTATATATTTAGCCGCAGCGCCCGAGAGACATGACTCCGATATTCCCGTCGACCTTCACTTGCATGAAACTGCTGAGGTAATTGACGTGTAGCCGGATTCTCTGTTCCAATACTACCATTTACCTTGACCTCACCTTCACTTTGTTCTTGCTGAGTGCTGGGGGTCACGGAGGGTCCTGGAAATCGCCATTGCTTCTCTCCGATCCCAGATCGGAGAATGCAAATAGGTATCACACGCGAACGGTCCGGTGCCTTGCCGTCTCTTTGGTGACTTTCCCAACACCATCGTTCGCTCGTGGTATAAACGGCAAGAACCCGTCGGGTTCTATCCGTTCAATGCAACAAACTCCATATCCCGGTCGAGTCAGTAACGCTTCCGACACAGATGGGGATGTCAAAGATGCGAGACTTGGGGTAGGTTGTAAACACGCGCTTGACGGAGGGTCTTGAGAACAGACGTTTGCGTGAAGGACAGCCAAGAAAACCATACAGCACTATACCTGTTGGACGAGATGGACCttgaagcttcaagcttgaaAGTCGTTCAAGTTGCAGAATCGTTCTGCGCTAGAATGTTTGAGCGCGCATCAAGTTCATTCCGAGTCGGCATATTTGCCGAGGACGCGCAAGCGTGAAACGTGATTTTATGTACataaaaataaataaataatgTTACGACTTTGCTGAGTAAGACAATCTCGGGACGAGACCAGAGACAAGTCTGTATCTCTCTCTCAACCTTCATCGCGGCCTCCGTTGGCGAGCACGGTATTGCTGACGAACTGCACAGTACATTACTCATCTCCCCTCACGTCCCCGAAACAACCTTGCGATGAACTCATATCCCAATACCTCTTCTTTGTTCGACCTATCTCAACCCTCCACTTTCGCCCAGCTTCCTGACGACGACTTCCTTGCTCTTCTTCAGAAACAATTCCCAGGTCAATCTCAAAACAACCATTTGTTCGGTGGCTTTGACCATGCTGTCAATCCGCAAAATCTTTCCCAATTCACCCTACCGACCATGTCACCGTCTTCAGAAGACACAAGCCCAAGTCCACCCAGTTTGAACAAGGACGACCATAAAAAGCAAGGCTCGGAAGAGGCAGAAGAGGTAGTAGAGTCGGCGCTGAAACGCAAAGCTAGTGATGACGACCTGGACGACGAACCCAGCCTGAAAAATCAACATACTGGTGAGTTTCTTATTGATTAATTTTTCCCCCTTACTCAACCTTCCCGTGAAGGGGCGAGTCCTTCTTCAAGCAGAAAGGGAACATCGACTAAACGAAAGGCTTCTGGCCCCGTGAGTCGACAAGCAATACCTATCAGGTGTCCCTTAGCACCATTAATGCTTTATCCCGTTATCAGGACGAGTCGAAGGCTTTGAAACGCAAAGAGCAAAATCGAGCAGCCCAAAGAGCATTTCGAGAACGCAAGGAGAAGCATGTTCGAGACGTGAGTTGAATTACTATCAACCAATGTGTGGTGGCTCCAATTTATCTCTCTAGCTGGAAGACAAGGTTGCAGCATCTGAAGCCAAGAACGACGCACTCGCTTCAGAGAACGAGAACTTACGAGACCTCCTCACTCGATTACAATCGGAGAACGTGGCTCTACGCCAGCAagcttcatcctcatcattcaCCTTTACTGTACCCAAGTCAACGACTACCACGACCCCCGCGAAAAGTCCTCAATATCTGACGGACAACTCCGTTTTCTCGACTCTCCCTCGAGCGATGTATCCATCCCCAGACCCTAATCATCTCAATAATCCAGTTGATACGACATCGCTGATGTcattcgatcccaatgttcTCAACTTGATAGACGAGAATGCACAACAGACAGCGACAGACGGTGCAATGCAGATGGACTTTGAGTTCGGGAATGGCAATAGCAACAAGGAGCCGTCGACCAGTTGGCTACCATCCAATCTCACGACGCTTTCGACTAATCCTGCATACTTCTCTCTAGCCAATATGTTCGAATCACCGCCACCTGCCTCATCATCTGCCGCTCCCGTTTCAACGAGCAATAACGAACAGAGCTCGTTCAGTTTCGATCTAAATTCCTTGGCAGCTTGGCCCTCGAGTGACGTCGGCACCCTTGATGATCTGTTTGGGGGTTATATCAATCCTCAACCTCCcatggatgtggatgccCTTTTACGAGATTCGACGTCATCAATTAGCCCTGTTGTACACCACAACAAGTTCTCCCCTTCGACCTCTGCGTCATCTTCTCCCGCATCACACGCTTCAGAGCCAAGTATATTTAGCACGAGAGAAGGGTCTTCCTCGGACTCCGAAATTGGCCACGATGAGTCACATTGTCCGAAGACGAGGGAGGAAGCGCTGCAAAGGATAGCTGCGGAGGGGTCGTCGCCGTTCGTGAAGGAATCTCCTTCGTCACATGAGAAGTATCTGGAAGGCGGTAATGCGCATGGACCATCCATGTTCGTTGATTCTGAAGTTGAGAGCAACATCATGCAATCAATCACTTGTCAGCCAGGCAGAACGACCTTCCCTTCGACGGAACGAAACGAGGAGAACGTGGAAGTACTTACTGCCTGGCGGAGTATCAGGGCGGACCCCAACTTCAAGGTCAGTTCAACATTGATCTCAATAGTGTATCTGTCCTGACCTTTGCAGATCCAGGAATGTGACATGACCAAACTCTGCTCCGAATTCGCGAGCAAGGCGCGATGCGACGGGAGTAGGGTTGTACTCGAGCCTTCAGGAGTGAAACACATCCGGGAATCGTTAACAAGAAAACACTAACCACTCTCTATGCCGGGTCCTCTTTGTTGGCACCTCGAGTAATGGACCACAGATAATCTGCTCAACCCTTTCGCGATGGGGAAGGCACCTTCGCTGCCTCACTACCGGCCTCTTCCTTTACTcagtcaaaaaaaaaagaagatttTTTTGATTGGAGAGTAATAGAGTTTATCGCCAGTGCTCCTATGTTATTCCTATTTCGTCTTTTAGCTCATAACACAGTACTCTCCGAGCTTTGTGCTCCGTGTATGATTTATCGTTGTTTGTGTgtattgtttttttttttgtttcttcctcgtctcgACTTCTTTTACACACTTGGCTGGGGGGAAGTGGGTTTTGTGATTTGGACATGTTTTTACTCGTTTTTTACGCCTGCGAGCTCGTATTTTTCAACTTGCCTGAAGTAACATGGAATGTATCGTCTTCATTTTTTGTGCGACTCGAAACTCTGTAATACACATACATTGATATGCATAGGTCAGTGTCGATTGAAGAGAATGGGTTTCGTGTATCGTCAGTCAAGGGCCGGATTCCACATCACCAACACCTTGTACATCCTCCAtcccccccctccctctTCAATTTAACTCAAGAATCTTATTGTACAGAAGATACCGACTAATTAAAAAACATGAATACGGGTAACCATGTTTCAGGTCTGTCGTGTTCTCCACAATTCAACACCCTCCCCGCAATCAGTGATCTCCTTTGTTTCTAATCTATATCATCCCGCTGGGGACGACTGTACAGTACTTGTCGTTGGTATCTCGATTGCAGATGTCATTGCCAATGCTATGTCACGGTAAGGTCGCTGTGACTGGTTCGGGGAACCCTATCTGGCAGAACTTTTAATTTGTAATTTGTAATTTGTTCTCTTTCAGTGAATTCACCCACTGTACTGGTGGCTGGTGACGAGCTGCGACCTCGGCCGTAGTTGCTctgtttttttgtttttttttttgtaatTTGCGATTGGTTTCTTCacatttgattttgattacCGAATAGGTTGGTTTGATCGatgttgaaacgttgactgCCGCTGCCACTGCCAGCCTGATTtagcccccccccccccccctggCGCCAATGTCGGTTGCCAGTTCCAATGACACATCGGAGGTGATGGAAAGCGTCTCCGAACGGAGCTGGAAGTACAGGCGTGGATTCAAGTTGGTTGCTTGGGTGTATGGATGGTGGGGGGGAGTTCCTGATTGGTGTATGGAAGGCGAAGACTTTCAATTCCGGCAGAATCGTCCGTGATCACTATGAAACCTGGTTGGCAGAAGGCAAGAGTCCCTTCTCATCTGGTGTTTTGATCCATATACAGATTTCTGCTCAGGCTGCTTTTAATTCCCGAGTGTTACTAACTCGAAGACCTGTGTATTCGTGTTCGACTACGGGAAGTATTGGGAGGCGCGGGACAGAATGACTACCATCACCTTTGGTATAACAAGGAGTCGATCGATCAAGTGATGATCAAAACTGAATGACCCTCAACTTCCCCCCATCCACCAGTGACTTACGTCGTCAAACACCCACTTTGAAACCCCCAGATGTGCAACGGATAtttggatggagatcagatgaagacgtcttttaaaaaaagaaagatgtGTGGAGATTGCCAGTGTTCTTGCCGACCAACATCACAGCCGTTGACGGAGAGAGTTGTTTAATCCCATGATTTCGTGTTTTGACGACTCAGCGGCCATCCGGCCTTCCCGACTCGGATCTGTAGCCCTCACGGTGAATCCAAGGCCTAGTTACACCCACCGGAGGGAATGAAGGGTTCGAACGGTGGTTTTGTAACCTGGGTACGGTCGGGTAAACTTGGAGCGTCGGCTGCGGGATTGGGTTCGAAGTTGAACATTGGGAGCACAAGCAGTGTCAGTCTTCTCAATGGCAGATTGTGGATCCACAACCGTGGCGAGCTCGTATCTACGGTCACTTCCACAGCCGTGGTATCCAACTCATCTATCTTTACTAAAGATGGAGTTCTGTCCCCCCCACCCCCGAAAAGGAATAACAACTGTTTTCAATCTCTTTGGCAACACATTCCCAGGGTCAAGGCAAAGCTAAgcattggagggaagaattgGACTTCAGAAATATTGAGATCGATTGGTTGCGTAGACATACAGAAAGTGACATAGTCCGGCGCCGGGACCGCTTGCGAAATTCCCATCCGACGCGAACGACTGATCAAGACACGGTTCTTATGTATCTTTAGTACGTATTCCAATATCCTGAGCCTCCTCTCGAGAGTCGAGACACTAGTTGAATCCGACTTCGAAGAGCCGCTAGGGCATCGAAAAAGCGAGAAGGACTGAAGGGTTCGTCGGTCTAATCTTGCTAATTTTAGGTGTCGGAGGTGGCAGATGGATGGTGATGGTATCGACCGTGGGTAGTAGGATTTGGTTGCAAATAGTCTTCCTAAGATCAGGAACTCGACCTAAATTGACACATTTATTTCCATTGCCAAGGAGCAGCGAAAGCTGCATGAGATGGGTAGCACGATCGAGGTATTCCGTGAGCAATGGTCTTTTAGAGTGCAGTAAAAATCTCAGCTATTCCTTTGTGTTTACAGACTCGCAACCGATAAGATGAGGGGCCGCCAGAGAGGATAGAAGGGTTCCGTGAAATTGTTCTTGAAATGAATAACCGGTAACCCCTTGACCTAGTAGTGACCCACTGAATGAATATCATTCCCCAGATCTCAGTAGGATCCCTTCAAGTAAGAGATAAAGTCGCCCCATACGCTTCTACAACCGATTCCTAACTTCTGCCCAACACTGTATGGTGCGACTTGTTTCATCATCGAGTCCCTCGTTGACGTCTTTCGGCAGGACAATAATGACACAAATGACACAGGAGGAGTTGCATTTGTCGCGTGAGGTCGCAACCGTTCCAAAAATTCTGGAATCAGCAAGGCCCGCCTCGTCGAGCAGAAGTATGGACACGTACTGGTTTGCAGCTTCAGCGAATAAATGCAAGAAAATCCGCTGACACCCCGTATAGACCAACTTAAAGGTCGTGGGACGCCGTTAAGCAGCGCTACGTTCAGTAAACCGCGAGCTTGTGCTACTGAACATGAAAATTCAACACGCTCTCTTGCAGTCTGAGCAAAGGTTAGAAATCAGTCTTGAAATTGCTACGCTCATTTTCTTGGTCCCGGATTTAAGAACCAGTCCGACACACCCATACGATGTACATGTACTGAATAACTATGTGTTAACTAGTTACCCACCCATAGTCAACAGGGAGGCCAAGGTTTTGATTTTGCAATTGAAGGAGCTAAGGTCCAATGAAGGATTCAATtgcctaataataataataataaggCACATCAGGGAACTGCTAAACGTTTCCGTTTCTTGACTCACTATAACAGCTGTTATAGGCTCAAGTCGACCCAGGGTTCCATGAGCCCAGTCTCACTAGCAACTACACTTACCCGCAAGGGCGAGGTACCGATTCCAATCTCCTATACGCAGAAACTCGAGCCACGACTGGACGTTGGACCGACCGGATTTCGGAAGAATTACCATGTCGGTAAATTACTGCCCAGGTCTGAGTCTCGACATCACATCACTCACCACATGAGCTAGCAGACAACCCAACAGTTGAGTTAACTGAAATCTCGACCAGAGCACCGTTCCGAAAAGCCGTAGTTAACTTGGACCTCTATTTTAGATGACAAAGGACACCGAGCAAGGGGCTTCATAAATTCATGGCATGGCACCGTGATGGCTTATGTGGCGCCCTCACCTTCACCGTGAAACTCGGATGAAACGAAACCGCCGGGTCCGAATGGGAACAAAACAACGTCGTGAGTTGACCATTCGAGATGTTGAGATTGCGAGATGCATTTACTGCACTGCGGGACTACGTATGTAAGACGTCAACCTACGGCAACAGCAAGACAGCAGCAATGCAAGTGTAAATGAAGGGAGTGTAAATCGTGGATACTTACCTCATTAATTCAACTACCGTACAGCCCGACGGTTGACAATACACGCTTTGAGTATGATAAGTATGGACAGAGATGGGTAAACATAAAATCGCGGTAGAAGGCCTAAGATCCGAGCAGAAGTGTAGCTTGGGCGTCAGGAACAGTTGAATTCACGCATGTCTGCATTCGGGAAATCATCGAGGGCCTCCTAGTGCCCTTTGACAACACTAGAATCCAAACTAGATCGTGAGTAGATAATTATCATGTGTTCCTTTGAAGCATGGAGGTGGCGTAGCGTCCCGAAAAAGCCTTAGCTAGCTAAAGTCGAACAGCTACTTAGAACTAAATGGGCATCACCGTTGGCCTGTGAAGATACCGCGAACTCGGGTAGGGAGTCCGACACGTTTGATCTGGAAACCCATGTGAACGGTGAAGTATTGAAGGCCGGATACTGTAGGCTAGTGTTTCGGGGGCCGGGAGACGTTCGCTCAACTGACAACAGCCTTATCTGACGTATCTGTTCAGATGGAAACATCGGGTGTCCGAGGGGAAAAAAAGCGGTGTTGGGAGGCGAAGACAGATAGATAGGTAGATGAATAAGGTCCTGCCTAAGATTGACCATCGTGCGACTTTGGACTCCTTTCGAGGATTGCATCAACAATGCCGAATTCAAGAGCTTCTTGTGCTGCAGTGTAATGATGATTAGAAAGACATGCTAAATAGCACGAGTGCCGATTGAATCTCAACACACCTGTCATAAAACAATCACGCTCCAAtgctgtttctgttttcgaGATATAATTATCTTTTCCTTACATATAGAGGTAGACAGACTCTCACCAAAACGCGTAATTCCCTCCTGAACACTCTCACCAGGTCTCCCGCAATGTTTTTGATAGATCTCCGTCAGCGATCTTCGAATCCGCAGTATTTCTTTGGCGTGTATAGCTATATCACTTGCCTGCCCTGACGCACCACCAGATGGTTCTGTTAAAGTTCAGAGACCCACGAGTTGAAGACTCCGTAAGAACCCGTTCTTTCAGCCACACAAAATGCAATGAAGAACTCACGGTGAATCATGATGCTAGCGTTCGGCAAACAAtgccttttccctttctcccCTGCCGATAGTAAGAGAGACCCCATGCTGGCCGCTTGACCTATGCAGTACGTGTGTATGGGGGAGGAGACATACTGGACGTTTGTAGATTAGAACCTTTTCACAAGGAGCAATATATTGTTTTGCCAACCTGCATCTATAGTATAACTTGATAAATATATGACTACAAGGATGAAACGAAAGCCGGGAAACTGAAATGAACGTACTGTGTCATATATCGCCAGGCCTGCCGTTACACTTCCACCAGGAGAATTTATGTATAAATGAATCGGTTTGGAGGTATCCTCCGCTTCCAAGAAGAGTAATTGCGCTACCGTCAAAGTTGAATCTGTGTCGCGAATCTATTTTTTTGCTTGAATTCGCCCTTCGATTCAACCGAGGGATTCAAGAACTCACTGGTCCGTGAAGCATAATCACTCGTTCCCGTAGAAGTCGAGAGAAGATATCATATGAACGTTCTCCTCTACCCTGTCGGTGCATAAAATTGGTGG is a window from the Marasmius oreades isolate 03SP1 chromosome 6, whole genome shotgun sequence genome containing:
- the CLPP1 gene encoding ATP-dependent Clp protease proteolytic subunit 1 (MEROPS:MER0002211); this translates as MFRLCLPTLRRHVASNAHGIRTFHSLSGQWTTPPSSNLVPIVIEQTGRGERSYDIFSRLLRERVIMLHGPIRDTDSTLTVAQLLFLEAEDTSKPIHLYINSPGGSVTAGLAIYDTMQYVSSPIHTYCIGQAASMGSLLLSAGEKGKRHCLPNASIMIHQPSGGASGQASDIAIHAKEILRIRRSLTEIYQKHCGRPGESVQEGITRFETALERDCFMTAQEALEFGIVDAILERSPKSHDGQS